Part of the Plutella xylostella chromosome 22, ilPluXylo3.1, whole genome shotgun sequence genome is shown below.
TTAGATTAAATCAAATACTGAATACTAAAGTATCTGTTAGGGCTTATGCTAAGAAATACCTACTTGCAATAAAATGATTGATTTAGTGGATAGATCGTCTGCCATCTCTGGTGTACTTCCTTGTTTCGTATATGGTCGTTGATTGTCGAGTAAATATGTAAGAGGTTTATCTAGGAATAAACGAATACTTATATTAGATTCGCTAGACATACAAGAGCGGGtactttttaaaagtatttgacTGTTTTATACTACTCAATAAGTTGAAGTAGAAATAAGCATTAAGGATTGAACAACAGCTGTATACAATATTCACATCTGAAGCAAGATGTGAAGATGATGTTTAGAAAATGGCAATTTGCCAATATAATCAGTCATACTCCTAAGAGTACAATAAAGCCCTTGATTTGAACAAAAGTTAGCATGATTATTCAATTAATATTCGTAATGTATGTCTTTCTTTGTTTATTCTTCTGATTATAAAGGGAGGTAGCGGTAAAAAGgtaattatttcacattatTACGGGTGCTATTGATtgtcaacaacaaataaaaaaggtcAATCATGTAAACTTAGAGCAAAGTTTCTCACTTGAGAAAATCTACATCAGCATGAACTTAAGTGCTATCTACGACAATTCTGGCCATCACAGCTCTGCATTACATACAACTCAAGTGCTGCTTAACCAAGCCTGAAGATCAtattatgagataattttattaattaaatccaAAATGTCACACAGCTAAGAATAGAGCAATTAACCCACATTATGCACTTCCATTGACATACTCGAGCAGTGCGTTCATACACATTTCTGCGTATTACgctcaaaaatatataaatttgaACAATATCAAATATTTAAGAGTGTCCTTCCCAAGCTTTAgtaaaatagttaaaaaaatgtaaacagtAAAATAACCTGCAACTTTAACTCGCATGTCAATAAATCTACCCAAAACGCAACTAAAAGAACGATAACATAcagtatttaatatatttatgtgaaGGTCACCGCGCTGAaaagattagccagtcagCAGGATGTCAGACTGCCCAGGGTACTGGTAAGCTACAGTTTACAATTGAATCGAAGGGGCTTCTTCATGGATCCcaagaaaataattaacagtaacagtttaaacaaaaatgaCTCATAATTTTCCAAATATGGAAGGTAAAAACATCGATTAGCTTCTGTCCtagccgggattcgaaccggCTCTAGCAGGGGTGGCCGCAGCAGCCGCCGCGACGCACAACACACAATATAAGCGCCCGCGCCTCCCCGCGCGCACTCATTGTTGTGCGTCCCTGCGCCTCGACCAATATACACCAGTGACAGTTCGTGCAATATGGCCGCCGCTATTGTGAGTgctcatttgttttatttttaaagtcaCTGATTATAAGTGATCATGgtcatttataaataggtattcgTGTGAGGAAGAGTTCTTACATAGCGACAAATTTcgtattttatacataaatatactattttaattattttactgaTCATCTgaacttaataatttataagttatATATATgcgccttaaaaaaatattattaccaagtaggtacagtaaaaatatggtaaatatacctatactaaACTAGGTAATGAAGTAGTCAGAAAATATGAACCCAACCGCCACTGCTATTGCGGAAGCTGGCGAAACTGCATTCCCCCGTATATTTCCCATTGTCCCTAATGATTCCTGAGAGGACTCACAAGTGACTCACTCGCAGTTTATAATAATCGCTTTTGTATCACCGTTTTATACCAAGTATTATATTCCGTACATACATCTTTAcaaattaatgtattttttctcatCACCGTAATACGGcatttttacaaaatgtaCCTCCATTTATCTTAAGTACTATTATAGGTATCTACCTACTATCAATTATCGCTACTAAATTGCAAATGAGGATAGGTCATAGTAATAACTAAACcatctttattattaaattgaaataaccATAAACATACGCAACTGCACTTTTTCGTAGACTCATAgaaaagagttcaacgcgtAATGAAagttctgtatttttttgttgttggcAAATTTTAGGTAAACGATTGAATCCTCTATTATTTTccaaatctttttttttaagctaataacatttttttacattacgtATAAAGATTCTTAATCTTTTTCTATGTTAAATTTGCAATcttttttacctatttattgtaaacactAAACAAGAAATTTAAATTCATCCATTCATGCAAACGTTTGATCCTCGGAAACACAATATTATGCTACAATACGTAACGTACACATAAtactatatttagtttttgcCGTCACCATACAGATCAGTGGTCCATATTTAGTATCAATTACATACTTCATTGGTAATGTTACATGATATGAAAGTAACGGACGATTATTATCATAACAGCATGAAGTACCAGACGGCACAATATTACAAGCTAACTTATTTCAAATTGAAATCAGTATCACTAAAGTTGCACAAAACCTTTTCATAATGAAAGTGTGTTCTTTCGGTCAAAACCTGAAAAGCGGAGTTTATAGTGGGCAGGACGCAATAGTATGAACTATTAAAtaacctatttattttttggatataggtaagtatttatgaGTTTGTCATCTAACGAAAGCGGTAGTTCTAATATGGAAGCGGAGCATTAGAAAAAGTTACGTCAAATTAAGTTCAGTCTGTAAAACATTGAACAAGTTAACTTAACCGATTGAAAAAAGGGCATACTGTATTATCCATATCAATGTTTTGTTGAAAAAGCTAATTTTATATCAAGTATGAAGTATACGTGACGCACCGACGCGAATCCTGCGTCACATCAAGCTATCATTACCACATTACAACAACGCCGCAACGTTGACGCAACGTTGGAACTTCTTCCCGTGAAGTTGCCAACTGTTGGACACATGGCTAAATATCTGTGACACTTTAACTAGCGCTATTGCGCTACCATTGTTGCAATGTCCTTTGGCGAAGGGTAACATTTATGTGTGTTctctttttaatataaaaagaaGACGCAGTTAGCGCCTAGGTTGTCTTATGCGTCTTCTTATAAATGTAAGAATCAAAGAACGTAAAGTTTCAGTAGCTACATTATAGATACGACATAGGTTGGTAATGTCGGTTCCACAACTGTGTGATAAACTGCATAATCATTCAGCTGGACCTAAGCTCATTCTTAGGCAGATTTACTCAAATTAGGATATGGACAATATTCTTCTCCTTCTCAATAAATTAAGGAAATCGAACTAAATCGACAATGTTATAACATTTACCACGTCTTTGAACAAAACTAGGAGAATCTTTGTAAATAACGCTGACGCTTCCTCAAGGAAAgccaagaaaataataatttagacaGACAAGCATCGTATGACTCAGACAAAGTTATGAGTAGGGAACCTTAATCAGGCCTAAATCTGgacaaacatttttttacaacCGCACGATTGTCATATTCAAAACGTAAAACAGTCATTCCGCGGATgtccaaaaaaataacaacgaagaaatatatttttagcgaAAAGATTTGATAACTTTAGTACGTGATGAAATTCGTGAATCACAAAGTGCAGAGTGCAGGGGTCATCGCACCCTTTATGTGGTACACTATAGTACGTAACTGTCAAATACAACGTAAGGTCACGGTTACATACCACCGCGATGTTGTCCTCTTTGTGAAGACATAATCGCTCAGTTACGAAATTTTATATGTGATTGTTCTTTCGTTTTACTGTACACGCACTCTCATTGTTTGACACACTTATGTACCTAATCAGTTTCATGAAAGCAAGTTGGCAGACTTTTTAAAGACGACAAACAGCAAACAACAGACAACCTACTTAATATAAGGGTCATTCAttaaaggtaggtatttattaaataaatgtaaacaatATACTATGAataactaattaattaatcaaacCTATAACTacaaattgttttaattataattctaAGAACACTTCAACCGTAACCTATATGACCAATAATAACTAACATTCTATTgatcatttatttatgtaggtaactaggtatgtATCAGGAATAAGCGATCCAATTAGGAAATTAAGATGGAAATGTATACTCTTACGTAGTAGTCCTAATATATTCAACTAAAGTTGTAAGTGTCCTTTTTATTggctaaataaattaatattttatattattatcaattgTTCCTAGACAGTGCATTGTTCTACTCTCCAGCAATAGAACATAAGTCTATTGATTCTAGCTTCAGCAGTGCAAAAGGTCGGCGATATAGAGCCAGTCATCATCACACACCGCGCAAGTAGGTGAAGGCTGGCCACGACAGTTACATACTAATTTGCGACCGCCAGACCCCATCTTACCACCGCGCTTCCGCCGCTTGCACCAAATAATATGTTAACTATTCGGtacttacgtacttaataatttGTCAGAATTGCTCAAGCGTGTGTGTGCTTTGTGTAGTGACGTGGCCTTTGTTGTATCCTGCGGATTTTGCtgtatagttatttatatttgatctctatatagttatttatatttggctCTAGTGTCAAAGGACTAGATTCGACACACGGCTAGATATATTTACAGGATATGGGCATACCCTGCGTCTTCCTACTGCAAATATTAGTAATAGCTTACAGTATAATCTACGTCATACTACgtgtatgtatattgtatgtgAAAAACGTATCGTGTATCTTTTAGTGTCCTCAAGGGACACATTTGTGTAagctatttacctacttttataaaactttaattgACTAGCGCAAttctataaatacttactttgaTGAGTATTCACATACTATACATAAAATGTGAGTAATTAAAGGAGGTGATATAAATCTCGTGTGTTTACGTGCTCCAGTAAACATGTTAATAGTTGTTAATTTATTGTCAACATCTTCGCCACGTTTCAGAAAACACATACTTATGTTAATACGACTGCGTGTGCCGGTCTCTGCGTGGCGTTTACTATTTTACatctaataatatgtatttatatggGCAATTTGACTCAATTTGTCGGGAATCTTTGATAATCAGACATTTAATTTGCCACTTttttgtattatgtatgagcgggaaatattgaagtaataGGTAGGAACAGGCAAATCAAAAGTACATTAGGATAAAGCAAAGAAGGCCGTGATTTGGCCAATTATAGAACCTGCaaggtaaaattttatctaaatTTAAGGAACTACATTTATTGTTATCTATGTTGTGTATGTGTATAAACTgctaacaaaaatatatacccTGTATATAGCTTGACCCCTTTAGCTACATTgaattgaaatagtttttaaaagtacttatatcagcttattaaataattactaaatCGTTCAGTCAAGTTTTTTATACACCTTGTACCAATGTAACTAACTATAGGCAGTTAACTATGACATAAGCACTGTTAGAAGAAGCCGAAGATATCCATAAGTAAGTTTATATTACGACAGAGCATTTTCCTCAGCCGGCCTTACCGGAGCCAAGGTCCTTGTCACACCAACTCGGAATTCTAATGGCGATGATGCGCCCAGGGAGCGGTGTTAGGGAAAATTTAGAAGTTGCTGAAAGAATGCTAAGCAGATACGAGAGAAAATGACAACGGTATTCTCTGGGGACGTTCGTTTCTGCGTGGAGTCTCGTCTGTTGCCATGCAAATGTAGTGTGCGACATATCCTTGCATTGCACCGACACTAGTgcctttaattttattaagtattaggATACTCTGGATATTGAGTAGCTACTACTACtacaataaaatgttatgCTCTTTCTTGGCTTAGATTTTTTCGTAGAATATTTTCGGTCTTTTGTGGTTCTATGGAACTAACTGCTAATTTATAGGCATATTGcgaaaagaaaattattttcttttcttttcttaacCTATATTCATTTGACTTGGCTTCAAACTTCTTAATCTGCTAataatctattttttattaaatttccaGTGGCTAGTATTAGTGTTGTGCGCGTGCGcaggcgccgcgccgcccgcccccgcgccgcgcacCTATCCTCACCCGCAGCACCCGCAACAGGCACAGTTGCAACAACTACAGCATGCGCAGCAGCTGCAGCAGCTGAATACGTAAGactattgaaaatatttgtactcataACCAATAttcttaggtaagtatacctacttataaaaagAGGAAAATACGGCAAAGCTCTCCTAAAGTTGAAGCGCACAATCAAAGTCTCATAAGACTAATAGGAGTCATAACTCCTGACTTTTCTATTGATATACCTTAGTATCTGAAATCTGAAGACCTATGATGGCATCGATAAGGGGAAGGACGAAGAGAGGGTGTTGTGACGCTGCAATGCAGGGTGATGGTGATGATACGATACACCTGATGTCAATATCCTgatgttatgtaggtatctaataTTCTGAATGTTATTTTTCAGATTAGATTACTACTTGGATAATTCGGAAGCAGCTAACTATTACCAGTCGCAGCAGAGAAAAGGTACTTAATTACGTACTAATAGTATTAAAATCTATTCTAATAAAAGGCTCGTTTCCTTAGTAATCGAcaagtttaagttttaaaaccAAATCTAACAAATGCGCGTGGTACAATCAGGCTAATAATATTTGCAAAATGGGTATACCTATACAGCTGAAAACACACAACTTGTCCCGGAGATAACGTTTTCGATGTTGGAATCAGGCgcatatatataattattgctTAGAACTTTCAAactagtaggtaatattatttagtaaatataaaaaagaacGATTTTTTTTCACCCGCCGCCGCCATTTTGGCGGCTATTATGCATCTAAATTAAAGATTCCGACTCCGAATCGTTCCCGTTTCCGGCATTTTTATTTCGTCGGTTTTCATTACCTGATTAAATAAACagaaaaatagttttaaaaagtatttatttcactgtctattattattatgtattgttttacaaatacaaatacaaatacaaaatgcGCCTTAAAGCGTCGCTGCGCGCACGCCTCCTCGCGCTCGATGCGTGTCGTtatcgaaaataaataaaacaatgtcgACGAGTACGTTAAAGTGTAATACGTGTAATCTAGTGATAAACGAATTGTTATCCTACATCCAGAATAAAATTTCAGTGATTGATGAGGATACATTGTTGCGGATTTGTACATCGGCTTTTAGTAATGACGAAATTCAAAAGTCCAAGTCGTTACTTTTTGACGCCGTCCCAACGACGAAACGAAAAATACAACGGAAGAAAGAAGGAAAAGGACACCGTGACCTGGAAGACATTATGTCACTTTTTAAGTCTGTTCCCGCGGAGGTGATGCCTGTTTTCGTTTCCCGCGAGCTGGAGAAGCTGCCACCGGTGACTTTTGATCACCTGGATTGTACTCAACTATTAAAAGATATTGTACGTCTCCAAgcagaaataaataacataaaggaAACCTATGTTACTTCTACTCAGCTGCAAGAATTCAAATCAGAGCtacaagtaaaaaataattcgcCACTTCTTCCAATTTGTAGTGTAAACACTAGACGTGGTGCATGGTGTTTGGATAGTGGACCGATAGGTTTATCCCAGTGTGATATTGCGTCAGTAAATGATTCACTGGACACAATAACGAAAACACCGACATCTACAAAGGCAATGAAAGATTCTTCGCCTAATAGCAATATTTCTGAACAACATACCGTAGCCGTCGATAATACAAAATCGACACATAAATTGAGCTACAGAAATATTAGTAATGACGCGGCGGAGGGTATGCGCAGCGAGTTTGCTCGGTGCGATAAACCGCCTACGATGACGTCATGCGAAATCAGCTGTGCCGATAAAGGTTTTGAGGCGAGCGctaaaatgaatgaaaaacTTGTAAATAAACAAGATGATTGGCAAACGGTTTCTTATAGAAAAAAGAAATCATCATATCGATATTCTGGATTGATGGGGACGGCTGCCTgtgaatcaaataataatttcaaagcAGCGGATCGAAGTGTTCCTGTGTTCATAACAAACGTACATAAAGAGACAACAGTACCTCACATGGTCGACTATATTAAGTTAAAAACCCAAGAATGTGTGTCGTTGGAAAAAATCTATATGAAAAGGAAGGCAGATCATAATGCATACAAGTTCTTCGTACCAGAGCACAAGTTgcctttatttttaaatgaaaatatatggCCTAAGGGTATTATATTTCGAAGGTTTGTGCATTTTAAGCCGAAGGATGCGAATGGTGGTAGCACCAGCGGCCTAGTACAAAAACCTAATGCATAGTTCCTTGTATAAGTTTGTAAGCTTCAACTGTAAAAATGTCAAAAGGTCAGTTGAaagcatggaagtaataatacaacaggaatgcgcactgcaccaaaaaaacgagccgacagagatagtcagcacggagccctccatctctttctatttttggtgaccataattttaggtaattcatgagacatcacttctattttatcataacgcgaataggtgtcgatggtctcaaagtcacctattattcgaataattcgattgcaatgtaggtacgaatgtattttggtgatatgacaattgtcaggactttatagttcgacgcgtgttttgaaactatacaaggccagaacgcagaggttgggactgctcgcgtatattttcaaattaaaatggtgccatgatttacttgaaagtatacaaggccattacgcactaatcgcgtatattttcaagtaagttgggccaaaattatggcttgaaaatatactgcagcagttaccactgcgtactaatcgtgtatattttcaagcgccaagcggcaatgcgagcacttgaaactatacgtgattagttaccaggtagcccttttgaattgttgctctctctttctttcatgcgaaatagtaataagtctattgctttctaaacattgcatcatcattccgcacttggcattaatttcgtaacgtgttttttgtttacaccgtaagttaaaaagtaaattgatattaaactgtagaactgttgttaatagtaaaaattatctcataagagggtgtagaacaattcataaaagacaattacggtgaattcaaaacttgatgaaaaataagtctttaataggtctatagggtaatacctactattacctactacactcacgagcaatgaataagtccaagtagcaaaaagtcaacaccaaatgacccaaatttttttaaactttaattttaaaatttgatcaaaatttactattttagttggttattaataatattttgatgcgctgttaaatgcactttaatattgccaacggcgtcattaagctagtcttatcGATTCGaggagtgtagtaggtattaatcttcattcatttaaataataagatattagtaggtatgcttacttgcaagtatgattgctataaatatcaatttatcaatcaaattagagcttgttcatcttcatttattatcattttataggtatgacaggcagaacaagtcaattgtagtcatttacatttaccgaaatagttaagtaaattagaatcggcatgtaggtataaattatatgcgacaagtacgccaatcaagcaatatgcgtaatagcaatgtatattttcaagtacgattcagtaaatcccaacttgaaagtatacgcgattagtacgcacaaatcgtgtatattttcaagtaaaatatttatttttttcacttgaaactatacagtgctagtacactatgggtgcgttctggccttgtatagtttcaaaacacgctagTTCGACTGTAACGATAATAAACACTTGCGATGAATCGGGATTTATCATCGggtttaaaattatgaaaatttgtGGGAATTACTTGGAACCATCTTTGCTAtgtttcttcattggaaggaaagctGATATttgggaaaatataattttaagtaaataaaattaagttgggtgtagtgttgacaagaaagtgtcaaaacaggttaacattaaacgcaactatgtacctaaaacgtgtttactctgtgggtgttccgtttacatagtctagttgatgaaaatcataagatttcaaaaaaaatatctcaacctaagtgcttccgccggttttaagcttgataaattatcttataatactcatatcaGAGTCACtcaagagcggtggtagctcagtcgggtaagcgtccgcttctcacgccagagatgcgggttcgatcccggcgctgacatgtaccaatgagttcttttaacttaagtacaatgtataccatcgctcttacggtgaaggaaaacatcatgaggaaacctgcatatctagatctagcacatctagatatgtgaacccaccaacccgcagtggaccagcgtggtgggaaatggtccaagcttaggaaggcagtttagaccttggggatatgcacaaaggttccattcgagagagccaggtgcaggtacttacacccccacagagaatagaatagaatagaatagaatactcatATCTCTCAccaaaaaaaatcaacagctcataactctttaccagacttataagataacagccacaataatacctaatgatacttaggtataaaataaaacaaaaaatttaatgaaacaggtcctaattaatggaaagtgattcaaaagtacgaatgaatggtcaccctaaccataacgtctctcacaacagtataaacgtcatccgtcatcttgacaaccttggtcttgtcgtaaagtattaagaaaaactaccaatattttttatgaaattaatattcatacaaataccaaatatttcattaaaattacatgttaataatgatttattataaatttgtttttgaaaatgatatgatatacagtagtctatgagttaatttaatatttttttgcatagctctcttcgtacaaaatctactaaaatttacacaactaaatcctggcaattgttagaaagagaggaagggctctgtggtaaccctctcaatcggctcgcggcctctttcagttcaaatataaatcttaaggtgaattcgttaggtctatttttgtttgcatcattttggtgagtgcgcattcctgttttATTAtgggtagcaataaaacgagtgactgtaaattacagttctaagtgtcaaaattaattaatttgggttatagaattactaagtgagcgactgactgcgagtgacgagaaatcaacaggacagcaacttacaaacattaatttgagttacttaaaatacaaaatgagcagcttcataatatttgagcgacctaatatttgtttgagtgtcaacgttacgtccttcatttttttcaatatttggcaaatgtattttttatactgagcggcattttatcttaaatgaagtgtttcgaatacaaaaaccactttgaaaaatacactaatgagcagagtataatgagctcacatttaaaaaataaaaataatatgaaataactattttaagaaacactattctattagttgagaaattttattattgaaatataagggtaattaaataaaacaatgtactccataaaaataaagaaatatgcatgcatttatttcaataaaatgaacaaaaattaaaataagacgcttcagtcaactaaaaaaaaaacttcttataaatactaagaaacattgataGGTATGAGGAGCCCTACTACTCATCGACACTGGTAAATAAGTGCGGGCTTGGACTTATTGGGCCGGCctcgttttcttttttgtccAATGGGTATTATTTTTGCTTCCAGTGGTGGTGTTGTTAGTTTGAGCCGAATTGCTAGCCCCAAAACGTGATTGCATACATATCTATTGAAAAATTCGGGACAGTCGCACGATCCTTTTTGCCagtgcatttaaaaatctgtagttttcattaaaaagcgtatcaaaataaaaaacataagccctcaaatagaatatcagtaaccaataatcattaataaagcagcatacaaaactttgctcaaagtgaactttttagtagttcgctaagtataacctcacttagaaaaatcgaatatatcttaatattgaagttgccctctctgtatttccagtcgctcacttagtaattaagtcgctcggatatttttttaatatctgaaatggatttGTCACAgtccactttttgtaagctcgtactggattttattataaaacaatattcgtcgtcagtttagttaatttttcgcttactcaaattcataccgctcaagttattaaaactgtatgtcatcatcagtcgcaaagtttttttttgttcgctcgttttataattccccttttattattacttccatggttgAAAGTATTAGATGGCTGTGTCAAACATCTGACATTATTGCACTGCAAGAAACGTGGCTGATGCCAGACGAGCTGGCGTTCCTCAGCAGCGTCTCCCAGGAGTTCGAGAGCACGGGCACGTCGGCGGTGGGCGCGGCGGCCGGCCTGCTGCGCGGGCGCCCGCACGGCGGCGTCGCGCTGCTGTGGAACCGCACGGTGTTCCAGAATGTGTCGGTTGTGCAATGTTCCAATCCGAGAGTGTGTGCCTCGTTAGCTACGATATATTGTGGCAAAAGTTGTCGGAGGCTGAGATGCCAccagaattaaataatatctttaAATGCTGGTATCAAAGTCAGATAAACGTAGTACGATGGTCGAACGCCTTATCCGAGCCGTACAGGTTGGAGTGCGGGGTGAGGCAGGGGGGGTTGACCTCTCCGAAGCTCTTCAACCTGTACGTTAGTGCGCTGATAAAGGAGCTCAGTGAAACCAGAGTAGGCTGCCATATTGATAATGTTTGTATCAATAATATAAGTTACGCAGACGATATGGTCCTGCTGAGTGCATCGGTCTGTGGTATAACCAAACTATTAGGCATTTGTGAGCGATACGCATCCAGCCACggcttaaaatataatgtgtCTAAAAGTGAATGCATGGTGTTTCGAGTTGGTAGTAAGGCTCCATCGTGTGTACCACCCATAAAACTAAATGGCTCACCACTTAAAATTGTGGAGCAATTTAAATACCTGGGTCATGTGATAACCGCCGACCTGAAAGACAATGCAGACATTGAACGGGAGCGCAGGGCGTTGTCAGTACGAGCTAACATGATAGCCCGCAGATTCGCTCGTTGCTCAGCAGAAGTGAAGATCACTCTTTTTAGAGCTTACTGTTCTTCCTTCTATACGAGCAGTCTGTGGGTGAATCACACACAAAGAGCCTACAACGCCCTGCGCGTCCAATACAATAATGCGTTCAGGGTGCTGATGGGGCTGCCCCGGTTCTGCAGCGCCTCGGGCATGTTCGCCGCCGCGAGGGTGGACTGCTTCCACGCGACCATGCGCAAGCGCTGCAC
Proteins encoded:
- the LOC125490318 gene encoding uncharacterized protein LOC125490318; the protein is MSTSTLKCNTCNLVINELLSYIQNKISVIDEDTLLRICTSAFSNDEIQKSKSLLFDAVPTTKRKIQRKKEGKGHRDLEDIMSLFKSVPAEVMPVFVSRELEKLPPVTFDHLDCTQLLKDIVRLQAEINNIKETYVTSTQLQEFKSELQVKNNSPLLPICSVNTRRGAWCLDSGPIGLSQCDIASVNDSLDTITKTPTSTKAMKDSSPNSNISEQHTVAVDNTKSTHKLSYRNISNDAAEGMRSEFARCDKPPTMTSCEISCADKGFEASAKMNEKLVNKQDDWQTVSYRKKKSSYRYSGLMGTAACESNNNFKAADRSVPVFITNVHKETTVPHMVDYIKLKTQECVSLEKIYMKRKADHNAYKFFVPEHKLPLFLNENIWPKGIIFRRFVHFKPKDANGGSTSGLVQKPNA